From one Paenibacillus terrae HPL-003 genomic stretch:
- a CDS encoding amino acid adenylation domain-containing protein yields MIYTSGTTGQPKGVMLEHHGLCNLKTYFDQTLRISTSDHALLFASYSFDAACWEIFQALFCGATLYVPTSETILDYERFEHYMKEHQITVATLPPTYAVYLEPEHMPNLRTLFTAGSASSTELVHKWKDQVAYYNGYGPTENSVATSVWSVSEDERAGQLISIGRPIPNHRVYMVDVHGHLAPTGVAGELCVSGPGLARGYLDRPEMTAEKFVPNPFAAGEAGYERMYRTGDLARWMPDGNIEYLGRIDHQVKIRGYRIELGEVEAQMLKVEDVQEVIVLAQADEQGQNQLVAYYVAEREVNAGELRSLLGEELPNYMVPSYLVQLEHMPLTPNGKIDRKALPAPEDSQQSGADYVAPRTWVEVKLAQIWQDVLGLAQVGVKENFFEIGGHSLRATTLASKIHKELNKPLPLRSIFEAPTIEQLAAVLESLDQVAYASIPVTEARAFYPLSSAQKRLYVLHQFDPNDVNYNMPSVLQVSGPLDVQRVEDVFRQLIARHATLRTRFELMDSEPMQWIEDTVPFEVEYAKVQAEGATTTDTAMVSKEAQERVRRFVRPFDLQAAPLLRVGLVDLGVQGVEQESQHLLMLDMHHIVSDGVSMGVLTDEFVRLYEGEELSPLRIQYKDYAVWQQSEAHQEWMQRQEAYWLDTFRGELPVLDLPTDFARPSVRSTAGDTVVFGLELEVSERLKELAAHTGSTLYMVLLAAYTALLHQYSGQEDIVVGTPIAGRPHADLEPILGMFVGTLALRNYPTAEHTFRSYVEEVKVRALQAYEHQDYPFEELVEKLNVKRDMSRNPLFDTMFTLQTTEEGELQLADLSFRPYGLEQTPAKFDLTLEAREEETGIQFGLQYATALYQRETVERMTRHFIRLAEAVAANPDAKLGELELITAEETERILKVFNDPNAHSVRGGAQGRALSERFEEQAKRSPERVAVVSGDTALTFAELNEQANRLARVLRVKGVEADQPVGVLLERSADILVCIMGVLKAGGAYVPMDIMYPQERIDYMLQDSGARVVITSRVAQLSLSLPSRVQAVVLDDEDVQAQLNVQDASNLISIVGLHNLAYMIYTSGTTGQPKGVMIEQGSVSNLVDALSERVYTHYEQPLHVAWLSAFVFDASVKQIFASLLLGHTLHVVSRDVSLSGEHLIAYYRTHQIDLSDGTPAHLHILNENVNVMEAPGVKHYLIGGEALSVQLVNVFLHKWSGYHPIITNVYGPTETTVDATTCTIEDGESLNVLLEKGEHTVSIGTPIANQSVYILNTRQQLVPIGIAGELYIGGAGVGRGYLNLPELTAEKFLPNPFASASLEAEQAPDAHIHRMYRTGDLARWLPDGSIEYLGRIDHQVKIRGYRIELGEVEAQLLTVDGIQKAVVTAWESEDGHKDLCAYIVATAPLSLPELRKALQPKLPDYMIPTYVVQMDRFPLTPSGKIDRRALPAPEARLEGGMEYVAPRTPLEAKLAQIWQDVLKLSSVGVTDSFFDVGGHSLRATTLVAKIHQELDSRITLREVFQHFTIEQQAQLIAAHGTDTYTVIPAAAKQAYYPVSSAQKRLYILSHLEGGDVSYNMPGVLTVEGPLQTDRLEAAFRQLIERHETLRTSFEMVEGEVVQRVYDQVEFAVERLQVSEAEAEAYIESFVHSFDLRQAPLLRVRLIQTGPERNILMYDMHHIISDGVSSDNIVQELAQLYEGQKLEPLQIQYKDFAVWQQQEMQRESYRRREHFWLEHLAGELPVLDLPIAYPRPAVRSFEGALYEFTVDPNVSEQLHQIVAQTGSTLYMVLLSAYTVLLSKYSGQDDLIIGTPVAGRLLPELEPLIGMFVNTLAIRHQPKGDQTFHSYLLETRDRTLQAFEHQDYPLEELVEKLDVVRDASRNPLFDTMFVLQNTESREGKLETLSFSPYVQEHDISKFDLTLSMSDEDGEIKGSFEYCTKLFGADAIERLTGDLIAILSQVGANPDVLLSDVQVTSTDEKPEGFSPDSIDFVF; encoded by the coding sequence GTGATCTATACGTCGGGTACGACGGGGCAGCCGAAGGGCGTTATGCTGGAGCATCACGGGCTGTGCAATCTGAAAACGTATTTTGATCAGACACTTCGGATCAGTACGTCGGATCATGCGTTGTTGTTCGCCAGCTATTCGTTTGATGCGGCTTGCTGGGAAATCTTCCAGGCGCTGTTCTGTGGAGCCACGTTGTACGTGCCAACGTCAGAGACGATTTTGGACTATGAGAGATTCGAGCATTACATGAAAGAACATCAGATTACGGTGGCGACGTTACCACCGACCTATGCTGTATATCTGGAACCGGAGCATATGCCGAACCTGCGCACTCTGTTCACTGCCGGATCAGCATCGTCGACAGAGCTGGTGCACAAGTGGAAGGATCAGGTGGCGTACTACAACGGTTACGGTCCGACAGAAAACTCGGTAGCGACGTCGGTTTGGTCGGTATCCGAAGACGAGAGAGCAGGTCAACTGATTTCCATCGGACGTCCTATTCCGAATCATCGGGTATACATGGTGGATGTGCATGGACATTTGGCTCCAACAGGCGTAGCGGGTGAGCTGTGCGTATCTGGTCCGGGTCTGGCCCGTGGCTATCTGGATCGTCCAGAAATGACGGCTGAGAAATTCGTACCGAATCCGTTTGCGGCTGGCGAAGCGGGCTATGAACGGATGTACCGTACAGGCGATTTGGCGAGATGGATGCCGGATGGCAACATCGAGTATTTGGGCCGGATCGACCATCAGGTAAAAATCCGGGGCTACCGGATTGAACTAGGCGAGGTTGAGGCCCAAATGCTGAAAGTGGAAGATGTGCAAGAGGTTATTGTGCTGGCCCAGGCGGACGAGCAGGGGCAAAACCAACTGGTGGCGTACTATGTTGCTGAACGGGAAGTGAACGCAGGAGAGCTGCGCAGCTTACTGGGCGAGGAGCTTCCAAACTACATGGTGCCTTCGTATTTGGTACAGCTGGAGCACATGCCACTGACACCGAACGGCAAAATCGACCGCAAGGCACTGCCGGCACCGGAAGACAGCCAGCAAAGCGGAGCCGACTATGTCGCACCGCGGACGTGGGTGGAAGTGAAGCTGGCGCAAATTTGGCAGGATGTGCTGGGCTTGGCGCAGGTCGGCGTGAAGGAAAACTTCTTCGAGATTGGCGGACATTCGCTGCGGGCGACCACCCTGGCCTCGAAGATTCACAAGGAACTGAACAAGCCGCTTCCATTACGCAGTATTTTTGAAGCACCAACGATTGAACAACTGGCAGCCGTCCTGGAAAGTCTGGATCAAGTGGCGTATGCGTCCATTCCGGTAACGGAAGCTCGTGCCTTCTACCCGTTATCCTCGGCGCAAAAACGACTGTATGTGCTGCATCAGTTCGACCCGAATGATGTGAACTACAACATGCCGTCGGTGCTGCAAGTGAGCGGTCCGCTGGATGTACAACGAGTAGAAGACGTGTTCCGTCAACTGATCGCTCGCCATGCGACCTTGCGTACCCGCTTTGAGCTGATGGACAGTGAGCCGATGCAATGGATTGAGGACACTGTGCCGTTCGAGGTGGAATATGCAAAGGTTCAGGCAGAGGGTGCGACTACTACGGATACGGCGATGGTCAGCAAGGAAGCGCAAGAGCGGGTGCGACGCTTTGTCCGTCCGTTCGATCTGCAAGCTGCGCCGCTGCTGCGGGTAGGCTTGGTGGATCTGGGCGTACAAGGAGTGGAGCAGGAATCGCAGCATTTGCTCATGCTCGACATGCATCATATCGTTTCGGATGGTGTGTCCATGGGCGTACTGACCGATGAATTTGTCCGCTTGTATGAGGGTGAAGAGCTGTCGCCATTGCGGATTCAGTACAAGGATTATGCGGTATGGCAGCAAAGCGAAGCCCATCAGGAGTGGATGCAACGTCAGGAAGCGTACTGGCTCGACACCTTCCGGGGTGAGTTGCCTGTGCTGGATTTACCTACGGACTTTGCCCGTCCGTCGGTACGAAGTACGGCAGGGGATACGGTCGTGTTCGGACTGGAGCTTGAAGTTAGCGAACGCCTGAAAGAACTGGCGGCACACACAGGATCTACACTGTATATGGTGCTACTGGCGGCGTACACCGCGCTCTTGCACCAATACAGCGGCCAAGAGGACATTGTGGTCGGCACGCCGATTGCAGGACGTCCGCATGCAGATCTGGAGCCGATCCTCGGGATGTTCGTCGGTACGTTGGCATTGCGAAACTATCCGACAGCGGAGCATACCTTCCGCAGCTACGTGGAAGAAGTGAAAGTTCGTGCCCTACAAGCGTACGAACATCAGGACTATCCATTTGAGGAACTGGTGGAAAAGCTGAATGTGAAGCGGGATATGAGCCGCAATCCGTTGTTCGATACGATGTTTACGCTGCAAACCACTGAGGAAGGCGAACTGCAGCTGGCAGACCTGAGCTTCCGTCCATACGGTTTGGAACAAACGCCGGCCAAGTTTGATTTGACGCTGGAAGCCAGAGAGGAAGAGACAGGCATTCAGTTCGGATTGCAGTATGCAACCGCGCTGTATCAACGGGAAACCGTAGAACGGATGACACGTCACTTCATTCGTTTGGCCGAAGCCGTGGCAGCGAACCCGGATGCGAAGCTGGGTGAGCTGGAGCTGATAACGGCGGAAGAAACCGAGCGGATTCTGAAGGTGTTCAACGATCCGAACGCGCATAGCGTGCGTGGAGGAGCACAAGGTCGTGCGCTCAGCGAACGCTTTGAAGAGCAAGCGAAACGCAGCCCTGAGCGGGTAGCAGTCGTGTCTGGGGATACGGCGCTGACCTTCGCTGAGCTGAACGAGCAAGCAAACCGATTGGCACGTGTGTTACGGGTGAAAGGGGTCGAAGCAGATCAACCGGTAGGCGTATTACTGGAACGTTCTGCGGATATCCTGGTGTGCATTATGGGGGTACTTAAGGCCGGAGGCGCGTATGTGCCAATGGATATCATGTATCCGCAGGAACGCATCGACTACATGCTCCAAGACAGCGGGGCAAGGGTCGTGATTACAAGCAGAGTCGCCCAGCTATCACTCAGCTTGCCATCTAGAGTACAGGCTGTAGTCCTTGATGACGAGGACGTTCAGGCTCAGCTGAACGTACAGGATGCGAGCAACCTGATCTCTATCGTCGGCCTGCACAACCTGGCCTATATGATTTACACGTCAGGTACAACCGGTCAGCCGAAAGGGGTCATGATCGAGCAGGGTAGTGTCAGTAATCTGGTAGATGCTTTATCTGAGCGGGTATACACCCACTATGAGCAGCCGCTTCACGTCGCATGGCTGTCGGCGTTTGTATTTGACGCTTCGGTGAAGCAAATCTTTGCCAGCTTGCTGTTAGGCCACACCCTGCATGTGGTATCCCGTGACGTAAGCCTGAGTGGGGAGCATTTGATCGCTTACTACCGCACGCACCAAATCGACCTGTCGGATGGTACACCTGCGCATCTGCATATTTTGAACGAGAACGTCAACGTGATGGAAGCGCCGGGAGTGAAGCACTATCTGATCGGCGGCGAAGCGTTATCTGTACAGTTGGTCAATGTATTCCTGCACAAGTGGTCCGGGTACCACCCGATAATTACCAATGTGTACGGTCCGACCGAAACGACAGTAGATGCGACAACCTGTACGATTGAAGATGGGGAATCCTTGAACGTACTGCTGGAAAAAGGGGAGCACACGGTATCCATCGGAACGCCGATAGCGAACCAGTCCGTGTACATTCTGAACACCAGACAACAGCTGGTGCCGATCGGTATCGCGGGCGAGCTCTATATCGGGGGTGCAGGTGTAGGACGAGGATACCTGAACCTGCCGGAACTGACGGCAGAGAAGTTCCTCCCGAATCCGTTCGCCTCAGCTTCATTGGAAGCTGAACAAGCTCCAGATGCCCACATCCATCGGATGTACCGGACGGGCGACCTGGCCCGGTGGCTGCCGGATGGCAGCATCGAGTATTTGGGTCGGATCGACCACCAGGTGAAAATCCGGGGGTATCGGATCGAGCTGGGCGAGGTGGAAGCACAACTGCTGACCGTGGACGGCATTCAGAAAGCGGTGGTCACCGCATGGGAAAGCGAAGACGGACACAAGGACCTGTGTGCCTACATCGTAGCCACAGCACCGCTGAGTCTGCCGGAGCTGCGCAAAGCGCTGCAGCCGAAGCTGCCGGATTACATGATCCCGACGTACGTCGTGCAGATGGATCGATTCCCGCTGACGCCAAGCGGAAAAATCGACCGCAGAGCGCTGCCTGCGCCGGAAGCGCGTCTCGAAGGAGGCATGGAGTACGTTGCGCCGCGGACGCCGCTGGAGGCCAAGCTTGCTCAAATCTGGCAGGATGTATTGAAGCTGTCCAGCGTAGGAGTCACCGACTCATTCTTCGACGTTGGCGGACACTCTCTGCGGGCAACAACGCTGGTGGCGAAAATCCACCAGGAACTGGACAGCCGGATTACACTGCGTGAGGTGTTCCAGCACTTTACGATTGAGCAGCAAGCCCAGCTCATCGCTGCGCACGGAACAGATACCTATACGGTGATACCTGCTGCGGCTAAGCAGGCGTACTACCCGGTATCCTCGGCTCAAAAACGGCTGTATATTTTGAGCCATCTGGAAGGTGGGGATGTCAGCTACAACATGCCGGGTGTGTTAACGGTGGAAGGTCCGCTCCAGACAGATCGACTGGAGGCTGCGTTCCGTCAGTTAATTGAACGTCATGAAACGTTGCGGACTTCCTTTGAAATGGTGGAAGGCGAGGTCGTTCAGCGGGTTTACGATCAGGTTGAATTTGCAGTAGAACGTCTGCAGGTCAGTGAAGCCGAAGCTGAAGCGTATATCGAGTCATTTGTACACAGCTTTGATCTTCGACAGGCACCGCTGCTGCGTGTCCGTCTCATTCAAACGGGACCAGAGCGCAACATTTTGATGTACGACATGCACCATATTATTTCGGATGGTGTATCGTCTGACAATATCGTGCAGGAACTGGCACAGCTGTACGAGGGACAGAAATTAGAGCCGTTGCAAATTCAGTACAAGGACTTTGCCGTGTGGCAGCAGCAGGAAATGCAGCGTGAGTCATACCGACGCCGGGAACACTTCTGGTTGGAGCATTTAGCCGGAGAATTACCGGTGCTGGATCTGCCGATTGCTTATCCAAGACCTGCTGTTCGCAGCTTCGAGGGAGCACTGTATGAATTTACAGTTGACCCGAATGTATCCGAACAGCTGCACCAAATTGTGGCTCAGACCGGAAGTACGCTGTACATGGTACTTTTGAGTGCCTACACCGTTCTGTTGTCCAAATACAGCGGTCAGGACGATTTGATTATCGGTACTCCGGTAGCAGGCCGCCTGCTGCCTGAGCTGGAGCCACTGATCGGAATGTTCGTCAATACGCTAGCCATCCGGCATCAGCCGAAGGGCGACCAAACATTCCACAGCTACTTGCTGGAAACCAGAGATCGTACGCTGCAAGCCTTTGAGCATCAGGATTATCCACTTGAAGAGCTGGTGGAAAAGCTGGATGTAGTGCGGGATGCAAGCCGCAATCCGTTGTTTGACACCATGTTTGTACTGCAAAATACGGAGTCGCGGGAAGGGAAGCTTGAGACCCTGTCCTTCAGTCCGTATGTTCAGGAGCATGATATCTCCAAATTCGATCTGACCTTGTCCATGAGTGATGAAGACGGGGAGATCAAGGGTTCCTTCGAATATTGCACGAAGCTGTTTGGAGCAGACGCTATTGAACGATTAACGGGAGATTTGATAGCGATCCTGTCACAGGTAGGGGCCAATCCTGATGTGCTGTTAAGCGATGTTCAGGTGACCTCCACCGACGAGAAGCCGGAAGGCTTTTCACCGGATTCCATCGACTTTGTTTTCTAA